The following are from one region of the Mycolicibacterium helvum genome:
- a CDS encoding MDR family MFS transporter: MLLAALDQTIVATALPTVVADLGGAGHQSWVVTSYLLASTIVTAVVGKLGDTFGRKVVFQAAVLFFLAGSVLCGLAGSMSMLVGSRALQGIGGGAITVTAVAVIGEVIPLRERGRYQGALGAVFGVTTVVGPLLGGLFTDHLGWRWAFWINVPVAVVVLIVAAWAIPQLGRTSRPVIDYPGIVLIGLGAAGLTLATSWGGTTYPWGSATIIGLFVGSVAALVAFVVVESRAAEPILPIRLFKDPVFTVCCVLSFVVGFAMLGALTFLPTYMQFVDGVSATVSGLHTLPMVVGLLATSLTSGVIVGRTGRYKIFPVAGTAVMAVGFVLLSLMDAHTSTLVQSLDLLILGAGIGLSMQVLVLTVQNTVDFTDLGVATSGVTFFRTIGSSFGAAIFGSLFSNFLADRLPAALAASGVSPADAQSPQALHRLSREVAAPIVDAYADSLSKVFLFAAPVAVVGFVVALFLKQVPLRDAAAMGSTDLGEGFGMPTTEPAEKVLEVAVSRLMRETRGMHLPALARSGGSHLDVPRMWALLQIYRHAQVSGPVAVADIAAHHRVPAEILEPVFDRLVASGYAQRGGDQLWLTASGAAEVNYVRNQIANWITDTLTRSPAFEGRPDRMQVQGVMERIARSVLADDGGAEQYTRPLALGPQRAAATATAPTTRLRSGAALAAGNEPVLGNEPTRPFRARAEFRQPPPGPPRR, from the coding sequence ATGCTGCTGGCCGCTCTGGACCAAACGATCGTGGCCACCGCTTTACCGACCGTCGTCGCCGATCTCGGCGGGGCCGGGCATCAATCGTGGGTGGTGACCAGTTATCTGCTGGCGTCGACGATCGTGACGGCGGTGGTCGGCAAGCTCGGTGACACCTTCGGCCGCAAGGTGGTGTTCCAGGCGGCTGTGCTGTTCTTCCTGGCCGGATCGGTGTTGTGCGGGCTGGCCGGGTCGATGAGCATGCTGGTGGGCTCGCGGGCCCTGCAGGGCATCGGTGGCGGTGCGATCACCGTCACCGCGGTCGCGGTCATCGGTGAGGTGATTCCCCTGCGGGAACGCGGCCGCTACCAGGGTGCACTTGGCGCGGTATTCGGCGTCACGACTGTGGTGGGGCCGCTGCTCGGTGGGTTGTTCACCGACCATCTTGGCTGGCGCTGGGCGTTCTGGATCAACGTGCCGGTCGCCGTGGTGGTGTTGATTGTTGCGGCATGGGCGATTCCGCAGCTGGGCCGCACGTCTCGGCCGGTCATCGACTATCCGGGCATCGTCTTGATCGGCCTCGGTGCGGCCGGGCTGACCCTGGCCACCAGCTGGGGCGGTACCACCTATCCATGGGGCTCGGCGACGATCATCGGGCTGTTCGTGGGATCGGTGGCCGCGCTGGTGGCGTTCGTCGTCGTGGAAAGCCGCGCGGCCGAGCCGATCCTGCCGATCCGGTTGTTCAAAGACCCGGTGTTCACCGTCTGCTGCGTGTTGTCGTTCGTCGTCGGCTTCGCGATGCTCGGCGCGCTGACGTTCCTGCCGACCTATATGCAGTTCGTCGACGGGGTCTCGGCGACGGTGTCCGGGCTGCACACGCTGCCGATGGTGGTGGGTCTGCTGGCGACGTCGTTGACCAGCGGTGTGATCGTGGGCCGCACCGGGCGCTACAAGATTTTCCCGGTCGCGGGCACGGCGGTGATGGCCGTCGGGTTCGTGCTGCTGTCACTGATGGACGCCCACACCTCGACCCTGGTGCAGTCCCTGGACCTGCTGATCCTGGGTGCGGGCATCGGGCTGAGCATGCAGGTGCTCGTGCTGACCGTGCAGAACACCGTGGATTTCACCGACCTGGGTGTCGCCACCTCGGGTGTCACGTTCTTCCGCACCATCGGCAGTTCGTTCGGGGCGGCGATCTTCGGCTCGCTGTTCAGCAACTTCCTGGCCGACCGGCTGCCCGCCGCACTGGCCGCCAGCGGGGTCTCGCCCGCGGACGCGCAATCACCGCAGGCTCTGCATAGGCTGTCCCGCGAGGTCGCCGCACCGATTGTCGATGCCTACGCCGATTCGTTGAGCAAGGTGTTCCTGTTCGCGGCGCCCGTCGCGGTCGTCGGTTTCGTCGTGGCGCTGTTCCTCAAGCAGGTTCCGCTGCGCGACGCCGCAGCCATGGGCAGCACCGACCTGGGGGAGGGTTTCGGGATGCCCACCACCGAGCCCGCCGAGAAGGTGCTGGAGGTGGCGGTCAGCCGGCTGATGCGGGAAACCCGGGGGATGCATTTGCCGGCATTGGCCCGGTCCGGGGGCAGCCACCTCGACGTACCGCGGATGTGGGCTCTGCTGCAGATCTATCGGCATGCTCAGGTGTCCGGCCCGGTCGCGGTGGCCGATATCGCCGCGCATCATCGGGTGCCCGCCGAGATCCTCGAACCGGTCTTCGACCGGCTGGTCGCATCGGGATATGCGCAGCGCGGCGGCGATCAGCTGTGGCTGACGGCCTCAGGTGCCGCCGAGGTGAATTACGTGCGGAATCAGATCGCGAACTGGATCACCGACACACTCACTCGCTCACCGGCATTCGAGGGCCGGCCCGATCGCATGCAAGTGCAGGGCGTGATGGAACGCATCGCTCGCAGTGTGCTGGCCGACGACGGCGGTGCCGAGCAGTACACCCGGCCGTTGGCGCTGGGTCCGCAACGTGCGGCGGCCACTGCGACCGCGCCCACGACGCGGCTTCGCAGCGGTGCGGCGCTGGCCGCTGGCAATGAACCGGTTCTGGGTAATGAGCCGACTCGGCCGTTTCGGGCTCGCGCTGAATTCCGTCAACCACCGCCCGGACCGCCGCGCCGTTAG
- the rplS gene encoding 50S ribosomal protein L19 — protein MNTLDFVDQASLRDDIPTFSPGDTINVHVKVIEGNKQRIQVFKGVVLRRSGGGIRETFTVRKESYGVGVERTFPVHSPNIDHLEVVTRGDVRRAKLYYLRELRGKKAKIKEKR, from the coding sequence ATGAACACGCTGGACTTCGTCGACCAGGCGTCGCTGCGCGACGACATCCCGACCTTCAGCCCCGGGGACACCATCAATGTCCACGTGAAGGTCATCGAGGGCAACAAGCAGCGCATCCAGGTCTTTAAGGGTGTCGTCCTGCGCCGTTCCGGCGGCGGTATCCGCGAGACCTTCACCGTGCGCAAGGAAAGCTACGGCGTCGGCGTCGAGCGCACCTTCCCGGTGCATTCGCCCAACATCGACCACCTCGAGGTCGTCACCCGTGGTGACGTGCGGCGCGCCAAGCTGTACTACCTGCGCGAGCTGCGGGGCAAGAAGGCCAAGATCAAGGAGAAGCGCTGA
- the lepB gene encoding signal peptidase I, whose product MSDYADDVTDNTGSDDSTPESATTTDSPDGTTADDAPAQDESAADAAGGEKKHSALREGAILVAIAVVLYYVMLTFIARPYLIPSESMEPTLHGCAGCVGDRIMVDKVTYRFGDPRPGDVIVFKGPPNWNVGYKSIRSDNTAVRYLENALSVVGFVPPDENDLVKRVIAVGGQTVQCRADTGLTVDDKPLKEPYLNAQTMNADPLVYPCLGNEFGPVKVPDGRLWVMGDNRTHSADSRAHCTSTPEEAQKGILCTGDPMSGTVPVSNVIGKARFIAWPPSRWGGVSSFDPQQG is encoded by the coding sequence TTGTCTGACTACGCTGACGACGTGACCGACAACACCGGCTCGGACGACTCGACACCGGAATCCGCCACGACGACGGATTCTCCGGACGGCACCACCGCTGACGACGCTCCCGCGCAAGACGAATCCGCCGCTGACGCGGCGGGGGGCGAAAAGAAGCATTCAGCGCTGCGCGAGGGCGCGATCCTCGTCGCCATCGCGGTGGTCCTCTATTACGTGATGCTGACGTTCATCGCGCGGCCGTACCTGATTCCGTCGGAATCGATGGAGCCCACCTTGCACGGCTGCGCTGGGTGTGTCGGCGACCGGATCATGGTCGACAAGGTCACTTACCGGTTCGGTGATCCGCGCCCCGGTGATGTCATTGTCTTCAAGGGGCCGCCCAACTGGAACGTGGGATACAAGTCCATCCGCTCGGACAACACTGCGGTGCGGTACCTGGAGAACGCGTTGTCGGTGGTCGGATTCGTGCCGCCGGACGAGAACGATCTGGTGAAGCGCGTTATTGCGGTGGGCGGCCAGACTGTGCAGTGCCGCGCCGACACCGGGCTGACTGTCGACGATAAGCCGCTCAAGGAGCCCTACCTCAACGCGCAGACCATGAACGCCGATCCGCTGGTTTACCCGTGCCTGGGCAATGAATTCGGTCCAGTGAAGGTGCCTGACGGCCGGCTGTGGGTGATGGGCGACAATCGCACCCATTCCGCGGACTCGCGTGCGCATTGCACCAGCACACCCGAGGAAGCCCAGAAGGGCATCCTGTGCACCGGTGACCCGATGTCCGGCACGGTTCCGGTGAGCAATGTCATCGGCAAGGCGCGGTTCATCGCTTGGCCGCCCTCTCGCTGGGGTGGTGTGTCTTCGTTCGACCCGCAGCAAGGCTGA
- a CDS encoding ribonuclease HII — protein sequence MPAMTWPPRTVIRKSSGLRTLESALCRSGLGPVAGVDEVGRGACAGPLVVAACVLSPNRLESLAALDDSKKLTEKTREELFPLIRRYALAYHVVFIPAPEVDRRGVHVANIEGMRRAVAGLSVRPGYVLSDGFRVPGLPMPSLPVIGGDAAAACIAAASVLAKVSRDRLMVAMDNEHPGYGFADHKGYSTPAHSAALSDLGPCRQHRFSYVNVRRVAGVGGTEMAVDCPPPQRAGQV from the coding sequence GTGCCTGCGATGACGTGGCCGCCGCGGACGGTGATCCGCAAATCATCGGGACTGCGCACGCTCGAGTCCGCTTTGTGTCGCAGCGGTTTGGGGCCGGTGGCCGGGGTCGACGAGGTGGGCCGAGGTGCCTGCGCCGGCCCGTTGGTGGTGGCGGCCTGTGTGCTCAGCCCGAATCGCCTGGAGAGCCTGGCGGCCCTCGATGATTCCAAGAAGTTGACCGAGAAGACCCGCGAGGAATTGTTCCCGTTGATCCGCCGCTACGCGCTGGCCTATCACGTGGTGTTCATCCCGGCCCCCGAGGTCGACCGCCGGGGCGTACACGTGGCCAATATCGAGGGCATGCGACGGGCGGTGGCGGGCCTGTCGGTGCGCCCGGGCTACGTGCTGTCGGATGGTTTCCGGGTGCCGGGGCTGCCGATGCCGTCGCTGCCGGTGATCGGGGGGGACGCGGCGGCGGCCTGTATCGCGGCGGCCAGCGTGCTGGCGAAGGTCAGCCGGGATCGGCTGATGGTGGCGATGGACAACGAACACCCGGGCTATGGGTTCGCCGACCACAAGGGATACAGCACGCCTGCGCACAGCGCGGCGCTGAGCGACCTCGGCCCCTGCCGCCAGCACCGGTTTTCCTATGTCAATGTCCGGCGGGTGGCGGGTGTCGGTGGTACCGAGATGGCGGTCGATTGCCCACCACCGCAGCGCGCCGGTCAGGTGTGA
- a CDS encoding DUF2469 domain-containing protein codes for MSAEDLEKYETEMELSLYREYKDIVGQFSYVVETERRFYLANSVELVPRNTDGEVYFELRLSDAWVWDMYRPARFVKQVRVITFKDVNIEEVEKPELRLPE; via the coding sequence ATGAGTGCCGAAGATCTCGAAAAATACGAGACCGAGATGGAGCTCTCGCTGTACCGCGAATACAAGGACATCGTGGGGCAGTTCAGCTACGTCGTGGAAACCGAGCGGCGGTTCTACCTGGCCAACAGTGTGGAACTGGTGCCCCGGAACACTGACGGTGAGGTCTACTTCGAGCTACGTCTGTCTGATGCATGGGTGTGGGATATGTATCGCCCAGCCCGGTTCGTCAAACAGGTCCGGGTGATCACCTTCAAGGACGTCAACATCGAAGAGGTCGAGAAGCCCGAGCTGCGGCTGCCCGAGTAG
- a CDS encoding ROK family protein, whose protein sequence is MPVTRRSAAPATAGDVFGLIRDGAATTRGEIRNLTGLSRTAVGSRISGLTRRGLVCEGDEGPSTGGRPPALVRFNADAGVVLSAAIGRSRTRLAVCNLAGDINALTDMDSEIRIGPDDLMPDLVKRLEVLLDETGHPARDVLGVGVSLPGTVDQQRGCSLASPVMSGWDGVPLEPYFRRLTSAPIVLDNDTNVLALSERRSALKVHDNLLLIKASTGLGAGIVAGGVLQRGALGAAGEFGHNKTAAAAGIPCRCGDTGCLEAIAGGWALVRTLQELGRDVTHIRDVVELANHGDGEVRRLLRESGRHVGEVIAAAVNLLNPEVLVVGGDMSGAYDFFVAGLRETLYGNATALATRHLQVVPSTYGDKAGNIGSAALILEKILSADAIDASLR, encoded by the coding sequence ATGCCCGTCACCAGGCGTTCTGCCGCCCCCGCTACCGCTGGGGACGTTTTCGGGCTGATTCGCGACGGCGCGGCCACCACCCGCGGCGAAATTCGCAACCTGACCGGCCTGTCCAGGACGGCCGTGGGAAGCCGGATTTCGGGTCTGACCCGCCGCGGACTGGTCTGCGAAGGTGACGAAGGCCCCTCGACCGGCGGCCGCCCCCCGGCGCTGGTGCGGTTCAACGCCGACGCCGGCGTAGTCCTTTCGGCAGCCATCGGCCGCAGCCGCACCCGGCTGGCAGTGTGCAACCTCGCCGGCGACATCAACGCCCTGACCGACATGGACTCCGAAATCCGCATCGGGCCCGACGATCTGATGCCCGACCTGGTCAAACGCCTCGAGGTGCTCCTCGACGAGACCGGCCACCCCGCCCGCGACGTCCTCGGCGTGGGGGTGTCGCTGCCCGGCACCGTTGACCAGCAGCGCGGCTGCAGCCTGGCCTCCCCGGTCATGAGCGGCTGGGACGGCGTCCCACTGGAGCCCTACTTCCGCAGGCTGACCTCGGCACCGATCGTGCTCGACAACGACACCAACGTCCTAGCCCTCTCCGAACGCCGCAGCGCCCTCAAGGTCCACGACAACCTGCTGCTGATCAAGGCGTCCACCGGGCTGGGCGCCGGAATCGTGGCCGGCGGCGTCCTACAGCGCGGCGCGCTCGGCGCGGCAGGCGAATTCGGCCACAACAAGACCGCCGCGGCCGCAGGTATCCCGTGCCGCTGCGGCGACACCGGTTGCCTGGAAGCGATCGCCGGCGGCTGGGCGCTGGTACGCACCCTGCAGGAACTGGGCCGCGACGTCACCCACATCCGCGACGTCGTCGAACTGGCCAACCACGGCGACGGCGAGGTCCGCCGGCTGCTACGGGAAAGTGGCCGCCATGTCGGCGAGGTGATCGCCGCCGCGGTGAACCTGCTGAACCCCGAGGTCCTTGTCGTCGGCGGTGACATGTCGGGCGCCTACGACTTCTTCGTGGCCGGGCTACGAGAAACCTTGTACGGCAACGCAACTGCGCTAGCTACCCGCCATCTGCAGGTCGTTCCGTCCACGTACGGTGACAAGGCCGGCAACATCGGCAGCGCGGCGCTGATCCTGGAAAAGATCCTGTCCGCCGACGCCATCGACGCGTCGCTGCGCTGA
- a CDS encoding MFS transporter, producing the protein MTVTSRPAEPAVSPALCPARARLGILALALGGFGIGTNEFVSMGLLPEIAGGLHISEPTAGHVISAYALGVVIGAPVIAAATAKFNRKVVLMSLMALFALGNVATVLAPNYPVLIGARFLAGLPHGAFFGVAALVAAQLLGPDQRAKAVAQVMTGLTVATVVGVPLASWLGQFFGWRSAFALVVVIGLATLAAIWMWLPDLVATRSTNTRTELGALRRPQVWLALVIGMVGFGGMFAVYTYIATTLTDVSGVPRSWVPLGLMVFGIGMVVGNFAGGRMADRSVIRGLYVSMAALAVVLAVFVAAAHNPYTAMLLLFGIGASGAAIAPALQTRLMDVAADAQTLAAALNHSALNIANASGAWIGGLVIAAGFGYTAPAAAGAALAVIGLVVLTVSVALQRRSSVGAS; encoded by the coding sequence GTGACCGTCACTTCCCGACCCGCCGAACCGGCGGTGTCTCCCGCGCTGTGTCCTGCCAGGGCACGACTGGGCATCCTTGCCCTCGCGCTCGGCGGATTCGGCATCGGTACCAATGAGTTCGTCTCGATGGGCCTGCTGCCCGAGATCGCCGGCGGCCTGCACATCTCCGAGCCGACCGCGGGCCACGTCATCTCCGCCTACGCGCTCGGCGTGGTGATCGGTGCCCCCGTCATCGCCGCGGCCACCGCCAAGTTCAACCGCAAAGTCGTCCTGATGTCGCTGATGGCACTGTTTGCCCTCGGCAACGTCGCGACCGTGCTGGCTCCGAACTATCCGGTCCTGATCGGCGCGCGTTTTCTTGCCGGCCTGCCACATGGGGCTTTCTTCGGGGTCGCGGCGCTGGTGGCCGCCCAACTACTGGGGCCCGACCAGCGGGCCAAGGCCGTCGCGCAAGTGATGACCGGGCTGACGGTGGCGACGGTGGTCGGGGTGCCGTTGGCGTCGTGGCTGGGACAGTTCTTCGGTTGGCGCAGTGCGTTCGCGTTGGTCGTCGTCATCGGACTGGCGACGTTGGCCGCCATCTGGATGTGGCTGCCCGACTTGGTCGCGACCCGCAGTACCAACACCCGTACCGAACTGGGAGCGCTGCGGCGCCCGCAGGTGTGGCTGGCGCTGGTGATCGGCATGGTCGGCTTTGGCGGCATGTTCGCCGTCTACACCTATATCGCGACCACGCTGACGGATGTCTCTGGAGTGCCGCGGTCCTGGGTTCCGTTGGGGCTGATGGTCTTTGGTATCGGCATGGTGGTCGGCAACTTCGCCGGTGGCCGGATGGCGGACCGGTCGGTGATCCGCGGGCTGTACGTGTCGATGGCGGCGTTGGCGGTGGTGCTGGCGGTTTTCGTTGCCGCCGCGCACAATCCGTATACCGCGATGCTGCTGCTTTTCGGTATCGGGGCGAGTGGGGCGGCGATCGCGCCCGCGCTGCAAACCCGGCTGATGGATGTCGCCGCGGATGCTCAGACGCTGGCCGCCGCACTCAACCACTCGGCGCTCAACATCGCCAATGCGTCGGGGGCTTGGATCGGCGGGTTGGTGATCGCCGCGGGGTTCGGCTACACCGCGCCGGCCGCCGCCGGTGCCGCACTGGCCGTCATCGGACTTGTGGTGCTCACCGTGTCGGTGGCGCTGCAGCGACGCTCTTCGGTCGGTGCCTCATGA
- a CDS encoding HAD-IIA family hydrolase yields MDGVLVREEHALPGAAEFLACLIEKQRRFLVLTNNSIYTPRDLAARLARSGLDVPEEAIWTSAMATAAFLNDQLPGGSAYVIGEAGLTTALHETGYTLTDTDPDFVVLGETRTYSFEAITKAVRLIGKGARFIATNPDVTGPSAEGPMPATGSVAAMITKATGREPYFVGKPNPMMFRSALNRIEAHSESTVMVGDRMDTDVVAGIEAGLETILVLTGSTTLEDVERYPFRPARVLPSIAEAIELI; encoded by the coding sequence ATGGACGGTGTGCTGGTCCGCGAGGAGCATGCGTTGCCCGGCGCCGCCGAATTCTTGGCGTGCCTGATCGAGAAGCAACGCCGATTCCTGGTTCTGACCAACAACTCGATCTACACACCGCGTGACCTGGCGGCGCGGCTGGCGCGTTCGGGACTCGACGTGCCCGAAGAGGCCATCTGGACTTCGGCCATGGCCACCGCGGCTTTCCTGAACGATCAGCTGCCCGGTGGGTCGGCTTATGTGATCGGCGAGGCGGGGTTGACCACCGCGCTGCACGAGACGGGTTACACGCTGACCGACACCGATCCCGATTTTGTGGTGCTCGGTGAGACACGCACCTACTCGTTCGAGGCCATCACCAAGGCAGTTCGGCTGATCGGCAAAGGTGCCCGCTTCATCGCCACCAATCCGGATGTCACCGGGCCGTCGGCCGAAGGGCCGATGCCGGCGACCGGGTCGGTCGCCGCGATGATCACCAAAGCCACTGGGCGGGAGCCGTACTTCGTGGGCAAGCCCAACCCGATGATGTTCCGTAGTGCGCTGAATCGGATTGAGGCGCATTCGGAGAGCACGGTGATGGTCGGTGACCGGATGGACACCGACGTGGTAGCCGGTATCGAGGCGGGGCTGGAAACGATCCTGGTGCTGACCGGGTCGACGACGCTCGAGGATGTCGAGCGCTATCCGTTCCGGCCCGCGCGGGTGTTGCCGTCGATCGCCGAGGCGATCGAGCTGATCTGA
- a CDS encoding YraN family protein, with protein sequence MTSEPTLTRTELGALGEKLAVDHLISLGLQILARNWRCRYGELDVIAAGPDRTVVFVEVKTRTGDGFGGVEYAVTPSKVRRIRRLAGLWLAGQDQSWAAIRIDVIGVRIGRQRTPEMTHLRGVG encoded by the coding sequence ATGACATCTGAACCGACGTTGACGAGGACCGAGCTCGGTGCGCTCGGGGAGAAGCTGGCGGTTGACCATCTGATCTCGTTGGGATTGCAGATCCTGGCCCGCAACTGGCGCTGCCGATACGGGGAACTGGATGTGATCGCGGCGGGCCCCGACCGCACGGTGGTGTTCGTGGAGGTCAAGACCCGCACCGGGGACGGCTTCGGCGGAGTCGAGTACGCGGTCACCCCGTCCAAGGTGCGCCGTATCCGGCGGCTGGCCGGTCTGTGGTTGGCTGGCCAGGATCAGAGCTGGGCGGCGATCCGCATCGACGTGATCGGGGTGCGGATCGGCCGGCAGCGCACGCCGGAGATGACTCACCTGCGCGGGGTCGGCTGA